From one Colletotrichum destructivum chromosome 3, complete sequence genomic stretch:
- a CDS encoding Putative amino acid transporter, transmembrane domain-containing protein has translation MIPNTTIPPAAEPADDQIAATANQKKNSKTGRNGNGNGNGSGHGSSRLFAQDDDDATSEKLVGEMTEFEKRKIMAGNAKFHRLGWKRLVVVLIVQAVALGSLSIPGAFATLGMVAGVICSIGIGLIAIYTSYIVGKVKVKFPHVEHYPAAGGLMFGRIGSEVVGVMLVLMLVLLTASHCLTGTIAFQVITESHICSVVWGVVSAVILILLAIPPSFAEMAILGYIDFASIILAIGITMIATGVTNSASETPAQWSAWPKEDISFSSAFLAICNIFFAYSFSISQFSFMDEMHTPTDYMKSIWSLGILEIIIYTLTGALIYSFVGPDVQSPAILSTSSTVAKVAFGVALPVIFISGSICTTVAARYIHGRVYKDSITRYINTKEGWITWLALITVFTWIGFVVAEAIPFFSELIGMVSSLLNSGFTLYIPAMMWFILIKEGKWYSKKNIFWSILNGLIFIMGLIVLVGGTYSCIKSIIDQYSAGTIKNAFSCALLI, from the exons ATGATCCCCAACACAACTATTCCCCCCGCGGCGgagcccgccgacgaccagATCGCCGCGACCGCGaaccagaagaagaacagcAAGACCGGCAGaaacggcaacggcaacggcaacggcagcggTCATGGCTCGAGTAGACTGTTCgcccaggacgacgacgacgccaccAGCGAGAAGCTGGTCGGCGAGATGACCGAGTTCGAGAAGCGCAAGATCATGGCTGGAAACGCCAAGTTCCACCGCCTCGGCTGGAAGCGTCTCGTGGTCGTCCTGatcgtccaggccgtcgcccTGGGCTCGCTGTCCAtccccggcgccttcgccacCCTCGGCatggtcgccggcgtcatctgctccatcggcatcggcctcATCGCCATCTACACGTCCTACATCGtcggcaaggtcaaggtcaagtTCCCGCACGTGGAACACTACCCCGCCGCGGGAGGGCTCATGTTTGGCCGCATCGGGTCCGAGGTCGTCGGTGTCATGCTGGTGTTGATGCTGGTGCTTCTCACCGCCTCGCACTGCTTGACGGGCACCATTGCCTTCCAGGTCATCACGGAGAGCCACATCTGCAGCGTCGTCTGGGGCGTCGTTTCCGCCGTGATCCTCATCCTGCTGGCGATCCCGCCCAGTTTTGCCGAGATGGCCATCCTGGGCTACATCGATTTTgcctccatcatcctcgccattGGAATCACCATGATTGCGACGGGAGTCACCAACTCCGCGAGCGAGACCCCGGCTCAATGGTCGGCGTGGCCGAAGGAGGACATCAGTTTCTCCAGTGCCTTCCTGGCCATTTGCAACATCTTCTTTGCCTACAGCTTCTCGATATCGCAGTTCTCCTTCATGGACGAGATGCACACGCCGACCGACTACATGAAGTCCATCTGGTCCCTGGGAATTCTCGAAATCATCATCTACACGCTCACCGGAGCGCTCATCTACTCCTTTGTCGGCCCGGACGTGCAGTCCCCGGCCATCTTATCCACTTCGTCAACCGTTGCCAAGGTGGCGTTTGGCGTCGCGCTCCCTGTCATCTTCATCAGCGGTTCAATCTGCACGACGGTTGCGGCACGATATATCCACGGAAGGGTGTACAAGGACAGCATTACACGCTACATCAACACCAAGGAGGGTTGGATAACATGGCTGGCCCTGATCACTGTGTTTACCTGGATCGGATTTGTCGTCGCGGAAGCCATTCCCTTCTTCAGCGAGTTAATCGGCATGGTCTCGAGCCTGCTCAATTCCGGCTTCACGCTGTATATCCCAGCCATGATGTGGTTCATTCTcatcaaggagggcaagTGGTACAGCAAGAAGAACATCTTCTGGAGTATCTTGAACGGCTTGATTTTCATCATGGGACTGATCGTCTTGGTTGGTGGCACGTACTCATGCATCAAGAGCATT ATTGATCAGTACAGTGCCGGAACTATAAAGAACGCATTCTCATGTGCTCTGCTGATCTAA
- a CDS encoding Putative alpha/beta hydrolase-1 — MAHIIRTCAAALLRAIELQTSDTRLRVVNLLARSGAVSPVWSANTSDAAPDQQPLLRQRNLSHVGDSGSEDFVLSDGRKLGVAYYGAMNGHHAVFYLHGYPGCRLSGGAFFDAPGVRLGARIIAVERPGIGNSSPQPRRRMLDHTNDIRELAEHLNLQSYGVIGVSGGGPYALACAYSLPEENLKGVSVIGGMGPIDVGTKGMNWGNWLTFKGLLYFPSLIRWLQTKVMAVLNSVSNEKMVELVRDGLSKKSYSWANPDLPTLRDPEILTMMLDSYREHYKQGVDGHMEDGRVLTSDWGFRLEDMRSSIPIQLWYSKKDTNVPFRMGEAIASRLSSPPDFYVKEDETHLNLVLKYCADALERLLEKL; from the coding sequence ATGGCGCATATAATCCGGACATGTGCAGCGGCATTGCTGAGAGCTATTGAGCTGCAAACTTCCGACACGCGCTTACGGGTCGTCAACCTTCTCGCCCGCTCCGGAGCCGTGTCGCCAGTGTGGTCAGCAAATACATCAGATGCCGCCCCGGACCAGCAGCCTCTACTCAGGCAACGGAACCTCTCCCACGTGGGCGACTCCGGTTCTGAAGATTTCGTCTTGTCCGACGGGCGCAAACTCGGTGTCGCATACTACGGCGCAATGAACGGCCACCACGCGGTGTTTTACTTGCATGGCTACCCCGGCTGTCGACTTTCCGGCGGCGCATTCTTCGACGCGCCTGGCGTGAGGTTGGGCGCCAGGATCATCGCCGTGGAAAGACCCGGCATCGGCAACAGCTCTCCTCAGCCCCGCCGCAGGATGCTGGATCACACGAACGACATACGCGAACTGGCGGAGCACCTGAACCTCCAATCCTacggcgtcatcggcgtgtcgggcggcggcccgTACGCACTGGCGTGCGCCTATTCCCTCCCAGAAGAAAACTTGAAAGGTGTCTCTGTCATTGGCGGAATGGGCCCGATCGATGTCGGCACCAAGGGCATGAACTGGGGCAACTGGCTCACTTTCAAGGGGCTGTTGTATTTCCCGTCTTTAATCCGCTGGCTGCAGACCAAGGTGATGGCTGTGTTGAACAGCGTGTCTAACGAGAAGATGGTCGAGCTAGTTCGCGACGGACTTTCAAAGAAGTCGTACAGCTGGGCCAATCCGGATCTACCAACTCTGAGAGATCCTGAGATTCTTACCATGATGCTCGATTCCTATCGGGAGCATTACAAGCAGGGAGTGGACGGGCATATGGAGGATGGCCGGGTTTTGACGAGCGACTGGGGGTTTCGTCTCGAGGACATGCGCTCCTCTATACCAATTCAGCTGTGGTATAGCAAGAAGGACACGAATGTCCCATTCCGGATGGGCGAGGCAATCGCCTCGCGTCTCAGCTCTCCTCCGGACTTCTACGTCAAGGAAGATGAAACACACCTGAACCTTGTACTCAAGTACTGTGCCGACGCTCTAGAGCGGCTGCTTGAGAAGCTGTGA
- a CDS encoding Putative extracellular membrane protein, CFEM: MKPYLWALSFLSCLTLVCGLYDDVPDCALPCLFEPLDYTPCQFSNSTCLCEDMNYNMAVIHCVRVQCSVEQALRRILTLRSPLRWWQGLTAPLIVTKNRTWQDCGFNYHDESATISWVPIFLFGVVTLFFVGRLTTKWMGLSTWGWDDWTIVFAYIMMIAFLIATVLGRRFGFGKDIWTLTVDQITAFIKGFFAFEILYFVTLAVIKASILFLYLRIFGAITETFRQVLWGTHIFNIAVCVTFIVVNLNQCKPLSYFWHGWDGKHPGYCINLSAMTLSHAVLNIAIDVWMLVLPATQIYKLNLQKRQKAGIMMMFGVGIFITIVSAIRLRSVSVFNKSWNPTYDFFGLALWSHIELCVGMIVACMPAARSLARRLFPELLYVTNMSTRRGSTRASGNVKIVSQDIATIHIDDFPESSMANSRQKDSVGTLTPDRVPLRRLTTSDSLLEVMSEPNFSLFEGSNKGSKSNDW, translated from the exons ATGAAGCCCTATCTCTGGGCCCTTTCCTTCTTATCCTGCCTGACGCTGGTGTGCGGCCTCTACGACGATGTCCCGGACTGTGCT CTACCATGTCTATTCGAGCCCCTCGACTACACGCCATGCCAATTCTCCAATTCAACGTGTCTTTGCGAAGACATGAATTACAACATGGCTGTGATTCACTGCGTCCGAGTTCAATGTAGTGTGGAACAAGCGTTGCGTAGGATACTCACCCTTCGGTCGCCTTTGAGGTGGTGGCAAGGACTGACAGCGCCGTTGATAGTCACGAAGAACCGAACCTGGCAGGACTGCGGATTCAACTACCACGACGAAAGCGCCACGATCTCCTGGGTTCCCATTTTCctcttcggcgtcgtcacaCTCTTCTTCGTCGGACGACTGACTACGAAATGGATGGGGCTCTCGACATGGGGATGGGATGACTGGACGATTGTGTTTGCATAT ATTATGATGATTGCATTCTTGATTGCGACTGTGTTAGGGAGACGTTTTGGGTTCGGGAAAGACATATGGACGCTCACCGTGGACCAAATCACGGCATTCATCAAA GGGTTCTTCGCCTTCGAGATTTTGTACTTCGTGACGCTCGCCGTCATCAAAGCCTCGATCCTGTTTCTCTACCTGCGCATCTTTGGCGCCATCACGGAGACGTTCCGCCAGGTCCTCTGGGGTACGCATATCTTCAATATCGCCGTCTGCGTcaccttcatcgtcgtcaaccTTAACCAGTGTAAGCCTCTGAGCTACTTCTGGCACGGGTGGGACGGCAAGCATCCCGGATACTGCATTAACCTGTCGGCCATGACGCTCTCACATGCCGTCTTGaacatcgccatcgacgttTGGATGTTGGTCCTTCCGGCAACGCAGATTTACAAGCTCAACCTGCAGAAGAGGCAAAAAGCAGGCATCATGATGATGTTTGGCGTTGGTATCTT TATCACGATTGTCAGCGCAATACGCTTGAGAAGCGTGTCCGTGTTTAACAAATCATGGAACCCGACTT ATGACTTCTTTGGCCTCGCGCTGTGGTCACACATCGAGCTGTGCGTGGGCATGATCGTCGCGTGTATGCCGGCAGCCCGCTCGCTGGCCAGACGCCTCTTCCCCGAACTACTTTATGTCACCAAtatgtcgacgaggagagggTCAACTAGGGCGTCGGGCAACGTCAAGATCGTCTCGCAAGACATCGCCACAATCCACATCGACGACTTTCCAGAAAGCTCCATGGCGAACTCAAGACAGAAGGATTCTGTCGGCACCCTGACGCCGGACCGGGTGCCCTTAAGGCGGCTGACGACCAGCGACAGCTTGTTGGAGGTCATGAGCGAACCGAATTTCTCATTGTTTGAAGGGTCCAACAAGGGCAGCAAGAGCAACGATTGGTGA